The following are encoded together in the Thunnus thynnus chromosome 15, fThuThy2.1, whole genome shotgun sequence genome:
- the LOC137198185 gene encoding lactose-binding lectin l-2-like, translated as MLLFLFLFGLALGAESPSGDHEMKLQRGNCPMFWFSFNGRCYKYVSTHMTWADAELHCVSERANLVSIHSMEEEQFVRSLIMNFDTAEGFTWIGLDDIPKEGSWMWSDGCAVKFVFWDEGQPDNSGGNEDCVHTNHRIDRTWNDLPCSHTLPSVCASRIDCP; from the coding sequence ATGCTCTTGTTCCTTTTCTTGTTTGGTCTGGCTCTGGGTGCCGAGTCTCCTTCAGGTGACCATGAAATGAAGCTACAGCGTGGGAACTGTCCCATGTTCTGGTTCAGCTTCAACGGCCGCTGCTACAAGTATGTCTCCACACATATGACCTGGGCTGATGCAGAGCTccactgtgtgtcagagagggCCAACCTGGTGTCTATCCATAGTATGGAAGAAGAGCAGTTTGTTAGATCCCTGATTATGAATTTTGACACTGCTGAAGGATTCACCTGGATCGGACTCGATGACATCCCCAAAGAAGGCAGTTGGATGTGGTCTGATGGATGTGCAGTGAAATTTGTCTTTTGGGATGAAGGACAGCCAGACAATTCTGGAGGAAATGAAGACTGTGTTCACACCAACCATCGTATTGATCGGACATGGAATGATCTCCCATGTTCTCACACCCTTCCGTCTGTTTGTGCTTCTCGCATAGACTGTCCTTAG
- the LOC137198187 gene encoding lactose-binding lectin l-2-like, which produces MLLFLFLFGLALGAESPSGDREMKLQRGNCPMFWYSFNGRCYKYVATHMTWADAELHCVSQRANLVSIHSLEEHDFVKTLIKNFDHTQKFTWIGLSDTQKEGGWMWSDGCPVDFVLWGATEPNNAGGNEDCVYNNYDIDLKWNDDICSEMYASVCASQILCP; this is translated from the coding sequence ATGCTCTTGTTCCTTTTCTTGTTTGGTCTGGCTCTGGGTGCCGAGTCTCCTTCAGGTGACCGTGAAATGAAGCTACAGCGTGGTAACTGTCCCATGTTCTGGTACAGCTTCAACGGCCGCTGCTACAAGTATGTCGCCACACATATGACCTGGGCTGATGCAGAGCTCCACTGTGTGTCACAGAGGGCCAATCTGGTGTCTATCCACAGTCTGGAAGAACACGATTTTGTCAAAACTCTGATCAAGAACTTTGACCACACTCAGAAATTCACCTGGATCGGACTCAGTGACACCCAGAAGGAAGGCGGATGGATGTGGTCCGATGGATGCCCAGTGGACTTTGTCTTGTGGGGTGCAACAGAGCCAAACAACGCAGGTGGAAATGAAGACTGTGTATACAACAACTATGATATTGATTTAAAATGGAATGATGATATATGTTCAGAAATGTATGCTTCTGTTTGTGCATCTCAAATTCTCTGTCCTTAG